The genomic segment tatattctttaagtaAACAATGAATTGACAGTATTCGTAAGTGTTCGTAttcggagaaaaaaaaaaaaaagaaaaaaatacaggCAACGTACCACTGAATGATGTTGCAGAAACAGAGCCGACAACTGTTCCTATTTTGTAGGTTTCACGAAGCTGTATAGCCTCGCCCGAGTGTCCAATGTCGTTGAAACATTGTGTCGCGTCTTGTCCAGCTAGATTCAGCAACACTTCCTCCCCGCCTGGATGTTCGCTTAGAAACTTTGTAATATCGTACACACCTTTTTCATACACGATCCATAGATCTTTATCGTGATTGTGTTTCGCTACTTCTTCCgctgtaaaaattttcgacatcttgttcttcaatttttattcacggcaaaaaattcttgaaatctaaataataaaaaaaaaaaagaaatttaatatcttaatatacgtataatatgat from the Apis mellifera strain DH4 linkage group LG9, Amel_HAv3.1, whole genome shotgun sequence genome contains:
- the LOC726850 gene encoding cytochrome b5 is translated as MSKIFTAEEVAKHNHDKDLWIVYEKGVYDITKFLSEHPGGEEVLLNLAGQDATQCFNDIGHSGEAIQLRETYKIGTVVGSVSATSFSESKVQDTTIDDDNWEYEPPKYETSPWLKVIVAIGVVIYACIFYYFWYS